The following are encoded together in the Argopecten irradians isolate NY chromosome 5, Ai_NY, whole genome shotgun sequence genome:
- the LOC138323003 gene encoding DNA-binding transcriptional regulator BolA-like isoform X1, with translation MLRGTAILKTLNQSRRLVRMMTSDSLKPVENSIMKKLSERLAPQHLEVINESYMHNVPKGSETHFKVVVISDQFQSVPLIKRHRMVNDILEDELNSGVHALSILAKTPEQWEDSAHKIIQSPPCRGGAGL, from the exons ATGTTGAGAG GTACAGCTATATTAAAGACACTAAACCAATCCAGGAGACTTGTTAGAATGATGACTTCAGACAGTTTG AAACCAGTAGAGAACTCCATCATGAAGAAGTTGTCTGAGAGACTCGCACCACAACACCTAGAGGTCATCAATGAAAGCTACATGCACAATGTCCCTAAAG GATCAGAGACTCATTTTAAAGTGGTTGTAATATCTGACCAGTTCCAAAGTGTCCCCTTGATAAAG AGACATCGAATGGTGAATGATATTTTAGAAGATGAATTAAATTCTGGAGTTCATGCATTATCCATTCTA gcCAAGACACCTGAGCAGTGGGAAGATTCAGCACATAAAATAATACAGTCCCCACCATGTAGAGGGGGAGCAGGCCTCTGA
- the LOC138323002 gene encoding histone-arginine methyltransferase METTL23-like: protein MACQEKASSQKTFTFRDVINGKLITVFIPEILDESYGMYTWPCAPVLAKYVWTQRERIRGASVLEIGSGTALPGILAAKCGAHVILSDSDDQPQCLDNCRASCKANGLSDIPVIGLTWGVFEQSLLDLPKVDFILGSDCFYDTKDFEDILVTVAFLLNKNKKAEFWSAYQQRSSDRSIEFLLKKWKLTCTHVSLSMFGADVPELAGSDLTGRHSIQLLVIRGQDDT, encoded by the exons ATGGCATGCCAAGAAAAGGCGTCATCACAAAAGACATTTACTTTTAGGGACGTAATCAACGGTAAACTGATAACAGTATTTATTCCAGAG ATTCTGGATGAGAGTTATGGTATGTACACATGGCCCTGTGCTCCAGTGTTAGCTAAGTATGTATGGACCCAGAGGGAACGGATCAGAGGGGCTTCAGTGTTAGAA ATAGGATCTGGCACAGCCCTACCTGGGATACTGGCAGCCAAATGTGGTGCCCATGTGATCCTCAGCGATAGTGATGACCAGCCGCAGTGTCTGGACAACTGCCGGGCGTCCTGTAAGGCCAATGGACTGAGCGATATCCCAGTGATTGGTCTGACCTGGGGTGTGTTTGAACAAAGCTTGCTGGACCTACCCAAAGTGGACTTTATACTAGGGTCAGATTGCTTCTACGATACCAAAG ATTTTGAAGACATACTAGTGACAGTAGCCTTTCTATTAAACAAGAATAAGAAAGCTGAATTCTGGAGTGCCTATCAACAACGAAG TTCTGACAGGAGTATAGAGTTTCTACTGAAGAAATGGAAACTAACCTGTACACATGTCTCCCTATCCATGTTTGGTGCCGACGTCCCAGAACTGGCCGGTTCAGATTTAACAGGCAGACACAGCATTCAACTGCTGGTAATCAGAGGGCAAGATGATACTTGA
- the LOC138323003 gene encoding bolA-like protein DDB_G0274169 isoform X2: MMTSDSLKPVENSIMKKLSERLAPQHLEVINESYMHNVPKGSETHFKVVVISDQFQSVPLIKRHRMVNDILEDELNSGVHALSILAKTPEQWEDSAHKIIQSPPCRGGAGL, encoded by the exons ATGATGACTTCAGACAGTTTG AAACCAGTAGAGAACTCCATCATGAAGAAGTTGTCTGAGAGACTCGCACCACAACACCTAGAGGTCATCAATGAAAGCTACATGCACAATGTCCCTAAAG GATCAGAGACTCATTTTAAAGTGGTTGTAATATCTGACCAGTTCCAAAGTGTCCCCTTGATAAAG AGACATCGAATGGTGAATGATATTTTAGAAGATGAATTAAATTCTGGAGTTCATGCATTATCCATTCTA gcCAAGACACCTGAGCAGTGGGAAGATTCAGCACATAAAATAATACAGTCCCCACCATGTAGAGGGGGAGCAGGCCTCTGA